In Trifolium pratense cultivar HEN17-A07 linkage group LG7, ARS_RC_1.1, whole genome shotgun sequence, a genomic segment contains:
- the LOC123899942 gene encoding BTB/POZ domain and ankyrin repeat-containing protein NPR1-like, whose amino-acid sequence MANSAEPSSSLSFTSSSHLTNGSISHNLCSNGTDHARNLEVISLSKLSSNLEQLLIDSDYDYSDAEIVVEGISVRIHRCILGSRSKFFHELFKRGKDKGSSKNEGKLKYCLSDLLPYGKVGYEAFNILMNYVYSGKLKPSPMEVSTCVDKVCAHDACGPAINFSVELMYASSIFQIRELVSLFQRRLLNFVGKALVEDVISILMVSFHCQLNQLVAQCVERVARSDLDHISIEKELPLELSEKVKLLRRDLQKDGENDTPMVDALSLKRITRIHKALDSDDVELVKLLLNESDITLDEAGALHYAVAYCDPKVVSEVLGLGLANVNLRNSRGYTVLHVAAMRKEPSIIVSLLTKGACASDLTFDGQSAVSICRRLTRPKDYHTKTEQGKETNKDRICIDVLEREMRRNPLAGDPSVSSQTVADDLHMKLLYLENRVAFARLFFPLEAKLAMDIARAETTSEFAGLSASKGSNGNLREVDLNETPIMQNKRLISRMEALMKTVEMGRRYFPHCSEVLDKFMEDDLPDLFYLEKGTQEEQRLKRTRFVELKDDVNKAFNKDKAEFTRSGLSSSSSSSSLRDSVYFKARRM is encoded by the exons ATGGCCAATTCAGCTGAACCCTCATCATCTTTGAGTTTTACATCATCTTCCCATTTAACAAATGGATCCATTAGTCACAACTTATGTTCTAATGGCACCGATCATGCTCGAAACCTCGAGGTTATTAGTTTGAGTAAGCTTAGTTCTAATTTGGAGCAGCTTTTGATTGATTCTGATTATGATTATAGTGATGCCGAAATAGTTGTGGAGGGGATTTCGGTTAGAATTCATCGGTGTATTCTAGGTTCTAGGAGTAAGTTTTTTCATGAATTGTTCAAGAGAGGTAAAGATAAAGGATCATCAAAGAATGAAGGGAAATTGAAGTATTGTTTGAGTGATTTGTTGCCTTATGGAAAAGTTGGATATGAAGCTTTTAATATACTCATGAATTATGTATATAGTGGTAAACTCAAGCCGTCTCCGATGGAGGTGTCTACATGTGTCGATAAAGTGTGTGCTCATGATGCTTGTGGACCTGCAATTAACTTTTCTGTGGAGTTGATGTATGCCTCTTCCATTTTCCAAATACGGGAGTTGGTATCACTTTTTCAG CGACGTCTTCTTAACTTTGTAGGGAAGGCTCTTGTGGAAGATGTCATTTCAATCCTTATGGTTAGTTTCCATTGTCAATTGAATCAACTCGTTGCTCAATGTGTTGAAAGGGTAGCACGATCGGACCTTGACCATATCTCAATCGAGAAAGAGCTTCCCCTTGAGCTCTCAGAAAAAGTTAAACTGCTCCGCCGTGATCTTCAAAAGGACGGGGAAAACGATACTCCTATGGTGGACGCTTTGTCTCTAAAACGAATCACTAGAATACATAAGGCATTGGATTCAGACGATGTCGAGCTTGTTAAACTTCTTTTAAACGAGTCCGACATTACTTTAGACGAAGCTGGTGCCCTCCATTACGCGGTAGCCTACTGTGACCCTAAGGTTGTTTCTGAAGTACTTGGATTGGGTCTTGCTAATGTCAATCTTCGAAATTCTCGAGGGTACACAGTGCTTCATGTTGCTGCCATGCGTAAGGAGCCTTCAATTATAGTATCGCTTCTTACAAAAGGGGCTTGTGCATCGGATTTGACTTTCGACGGTCAGAGTGCTGTTAGTATTTGTAGGAGGTTGACGAGGCCTAAGGATTATCACACAAAAACAGAACAAGGgaaagaaacaaataaagaCCGAATATGCATTGATGTTCTTGAAAGAGAAATGCGAAGGAATCCTTTGGCTGGAGATCCCTCTGTGTCTTCCCAAACAGTGGCTGATGATCTCCACATGAAGCTTCTGTACCTTGAGAACAGAG TGGCATTTGCAAGACTGTTCTTCCCTTTGGAAGCCAAACTAGCCATGGACATTGCTCGTGCGGAGACAACATCTGAGTTTGCCGGTCTTTCGGCATCGAAAGGTTCAAATGGAAACTTAAGGGAGGTTGATCTCAATGAGACTCCAATAATGCAAAACAAGAGACTTATTTCTAGGATGGAAGCCCTGATGAAAACAG TCGAGATGGGACGGCGCTACTTTCCTCATTGCTCCGAAGTGCTCGATAAGTTCATGGAGGATGACCTACCTGACTTGTTTTACCTCGAGAAAGGCACCCAAGAAGAGCAGAGACTCAAAAGGACACGATTCGTCGAGCTTAAAGACGACGTCAACAAGGCTTTCAACAAGGACAAGGCCGAGTTCACTCGCTCCGGactttcatcttcatcatcctcATCATCCCTTAGAGATTCTGTATATTTCAAGGCTAGAAGAATGTGA